From Acinonyx jubatus isolate Ajub_Pintada_27869175 chromosome E2, VMU_Ajub_asm_v1.0, whole genome shotgun sequence:
cctgaactggaatcaagttggatgctcatctgactcaggcacccaggtgccccttgggctGGATAATTTATttgttgtggggggctgtcctgttcATTATAGAATTTTTAGCAGCATTCCTGGatctacccaccagatgccagtcgCATCCCCTCCGATGGTGACAACTTAGAATGTCTCCAGTCATTGCCAGATATCCTTATAGGGGGCAAAATCACttccagttgagaaccactgtaaaATCATAGTTCTAACCAGTTTCATAGTTGCCAGATTCTTTTAGCTgttttttccaataaaatataaGTTCCTTTAAGGGCAAGGATTGTAGGGCTATTGTCTAATGTAGAgatattcaataagtatttgaatAAATACTCAGTATAATGGATCCAAGGTATCTCGTGACATAGAGACCCCATTATAAACTGGGACTTAGGTTAATTATTAAATGTATAAAGGCTTCTGGAGGtaattttacaaaaggaaaacatatctGATGTtttttattagtggtttttgcaCAAGCAGACAAATATCCGTAGTGTTTTTCTTTAcgttggatatcttctttggtttGTCTGTTTATTGGTTACTTTGTTAGACCTAGCTTTTGTTTGGATGTTACCTGTTTTGAAGTTCAAGTCCAGAATTAATTGAGAAACATAGGATTTGTGCCTAATATGGAATGCACAATGATATACCCCCTtgtgggtggaggggagtggTTTTACTGACTGTAACTCTTCTGTTCAGTGAAAGTCTTGGTAAATAGCCTTCtgttgaattttaaagtttttttttccttggactTTTCACccctttgtatatttatttgtacatgagtaaaatattaatatttctgtacACTAGTTTTTTTCCCAAAGGCTGAGTCAGGAGGATATGAGGAATTGaggggaagaaattaaaaaaaaattttttttttaatgtttattatttatttttgagagagaatacgagcaggggaggggcagagagtgagggagacacagaatcccaagcaggctccaggctctgagctgtcagcacagaagtgatgtggggctcgaactcatgaatcatgagatcatgacctgagccaaagttggacacttaactaattgagccacccgagtgccccaaggaaagaatatttttgaatttggttCTAAATTTGATAATCTTTTCTCATCACTACCCTGATGAGATTTTTGGGAGAGGTAGGAGGCCTTCCTGCTACTTAGTTTTTTTATCAACCTGCTCCTACAGCAATATATAATACTCGTTTTAACCATCGCCAGCATCTTTGAGCTGTGCCTTCAAGATATCAAATCCAGTCACTCTCCCCTTACCACTGGTACCTACCCGATTCTAAACTATTTCCATCTCTTGTCTGGACTATAGTAATAGTCTTCTCCTTAGTCCCTTGcttctattctttttctccctcagtcAATTCTTCACACAAGCCAAAGAGATCTTTAAGAAATGTGAATCACATTATGTCATTTTGCCTGTGGAAAACCATTCTGGTTTATAGTGTCAGCTAATCTACCTTCTAATTGATGTTAGTTTCTAAACTAATTTCAATTTGAAGGTAGTAACtgtgtttcttatctttttccaGGAGGAACAACACAGCATGCTGGGCTCTGGATTTAAAGCTGAGCGTTTACGAGTCAATTTGAGATTAGTCATAAACCGTCTTAaactattggaaaaaaaaaaaagtgagtaatGCATGatttccttgtattttatttccCAGAATACATCACCAGGTTCTAGCACCCTAATAATTTGGCTCTGTTAGGCTACTACTATGAAGTGTTAGGGATCCCATATCCTTGAAGCTTTAGATATATTACTGTTGCCCTTTGTGACAAGTTAGACTGAATCACTTTGTTGTCGGGAATGGATAACATGACTCCTGAGGTGGAAATTTTTGGCTACACAAACAGTAGTCTCACCTAGATAGTGGAGGAAGTTCTAGAGACTAGATGAGTTGGGACTAGATTTGCTAACAGTGAGCTAGGATGTAGAAGAAACACGCACTTCTCTCTGTCGGAGTGGAAGTCTCCTGCAGGGCAGGCGGCTCAGTGTACTGCTACTATGTAACTGGATGCGATTTGTGACTTAGCGGAATTGgcccagaaagcaaggaaagagaTTGCTGACTATCTGGCTGCTGGGAAAGATGAACGAGCTCGGATCCGTGTGGAGCACATCATCCGAGAAGACTACCTCGTGGAGGCCATGGAGATCCTGGAGCTCTATTGTGACCTGCTGCTGGCTCGGTTTGGCCTCATCCAGTCTATGAAGtaagatattttgtatttttttttaaaatctacatttaGGTATGGTTTATAgaaaaagctgtacatattttaTGCATgcagtttgatgagtttggacatatgcataCATCCGTATACCAgcaccacaatcaaggtaataaaATTTGTTTCCTCTAGAAGTCCTTgtgtccctcctctcctctccctttattGGTAAGAATACATGACATCAGATCTCTAccctcttaacattttttaatttatttatttttaagttagtattttggtttttaatttttttaatttaatttatttattttgagagagagagcaggggaggggcagagagaaggagggagagaatccaagtaGACTCTGCAttatccgcacagagcctgatacgggggctcaaactcatgaactgtgaggtcaagagtcggacgcttaactggctgagccacccaggcacccctgttttttaattttttaatgtttgtttatttttgagagagagcacgtgcgcatAAGATGGAGAGGGGCaatgagagggagacatagaatccgaagcaggctccaggctccaagctgtcagcacagagcccagaggggatttgaacccacaaactgtgatatcatgacctgagctgaagtcggacgcttaactgactgaggcacccaggtgccccataccctattaacatttttaagtgcacagtacagtattgttaactataggcacagtGTTGTTCCAGAAGTATCTAGAACTTAATTCATTTTGTGTAAGTGtaatgaaataatgcattttgAAGACCTAAATCAAATCATCTCTTTGAGAAAGGGAATCTGTGAAAGCATTAATAGTGATTTCTTACTACATGTGGGCAACTAGCACTAGGGGACTACTTCACATACCCAAGGACCTTTTTCCTAATGGCTTTGCTGGAAGGCCTGATTTTGATATAGacagtttttgaaaagaaaggaaggaatctgAAATCAAAAGGCCTAAGTTTGAGTCTTGGCTCAACCATTTCCggactttgtgaccttgggcttgTCAGTTAGTTTGAGTTTCCCCACAAGTAAGATAGGAAGCCTAGAGTATTTTATGAGAATTCAGTGAGATTTGTGAAAGAGCTTTCCAAGGCTATCAACTATATGATACAAATGCTaaggtttgttggtttgttttaaagaatgttaaattttattaatttttcttccttaattagGGAACTAGATTCTGGTCTGGCTGAATCTGTGTCTACACTGATATGGGCTGCTCCTCGACTCCAGTCAGAAGTGGCTGAGTTGAAAATAGTGAGTACAACCAGTTTCACTGATGTCTGTAGTTTGTTAAATTGTGAGGTTGGTTAACATAAATCATTTCTGCTTATTTGACAAGATATTTTGTACACTTCTTATGTTGCCTTTGAAACAGGctttgtaaatttgtaaatttgtcTCTACCTCCTTTTCAGCCCTTATATAATGCAACAGAATAGTGTTTTGCaaacatgaataatttttttaaagagcaaagtgTTGTGTACTTtcagttttgtcttatttttattgtaatgttATTTAAGTATATTCAAATAGGAAAGTTCTTACACAACTGTAAACCAGTTAACATTAATTTAAGGTCACATATTTTGCTTCATTcattaattccacaaatatttatcaagttgaTGTTATGAGCTAAGTGGGCACTGAGGGTGCAGCAGTGGGCAAAATATGACAGTAACCCTACTCTTGTAGCGTAGAATCTAGCAGAAGAGCTAGACATTAACTAAAAACTTTCACCTCACAACACAGATATAGTACTGACTGCTAGTATTCAAATTCATTTGAGTTGTTACCTGTTTTCTGCATCTTTGCCTTTTCGTTTTATTCTGTAGATTGTCTCAGTCTTACCTCCTGACccgtcttttttcttttttttttttttaagtttatttttgagagagtgtgtgtgtgtgggtgggtggcaggggcagagagagaatcccaagcaggcttgcagTAATAGCCTGagccacaaaccacaagatcatgacctgagccgaaatcaagagtcggacagttaaccgactgtgccacccagatgccccttgagatttccttgtcttctgtgggttttcatttatttatttaaaaaaaaattttaactgtttatttttgagagagggagtgggggaggggcagagagggagacacagaatctgaagaaagctccagactctgagctgtcagcacagaatcctgtTTTCTACCTCAAGGGTGTAAGCTGGCTGCCAGAATTTCTGAGAACCATGGGAGGACGAAGCCAAAGGTCTCATTCTTGTCTTAGAGAAGACTTAAAATTTTGGTTGTCAGTAAGTATCTTTGCTCTCTGCTGTGCGTGGAGTTCAGAGTCCTATTAGTTTAACCTCCCCAGAGAGTAAGCCTCCTGTATTCTATTCCTGTAGGGATGGTAGTCCTAGAGTTTTGTTGGTAGAGGAATGGGAGAGTAGAGGCAAcaggttcttctttttttcttttcttttttctttttctgttgttttctttttaagtaagttctacgtctgtcatggggcttgaactcacaaccctgagatcaagagtcacatgctgtaccagctgaggcagccaggcagtTGCTTCTTATAtagacttttaacttttttagtctctgtctctcttttttctttttcttttcttttttctttttaagtaatctcttcacccaacgtggggcttgaactcatgatcaagagttgcatgtttccccaactgagccacccaggagccccaacccgGGGTTAAAACCTCGTTTTAACCTCTTCTATACTTTTCCTTTATATGAAGATTTATTCAAGATGAAACAGATTTatacgtttgtttgttttttaatgaactcattaaaaactagaagaaaactaggcagatttaaaaagataatctcATAGTGGAAAAGGCCACAAAAGCTATGAACAAAGTGAttacattaatataataaaaaatttctgcATAGTATAATGCAACCAAGAGCGTTATCAAAAGACAAAGGACTAAATTACATCATAAATACCGGGTCTATATATTGAACAATGAGTGCCTCCTCACTGAGCTCTCAGGTGTTGGGACCACTCTGGTTCGATGCCAGTCATTTCCTGCCTGGACTATTACAGTAACTTCTTGAATCTTCTTTCTATACCTACTTTGGTTTCCTTTAGTCTCTTCACCATTCTGTCAGAACAGCTTAGGGTTCTATTCAAAACACAGATCTGATCCTGTCACTACCTCTTGCTTTAAAGCCCTTTAGTAGCTGTTGTTCTTGTGATAGAAACAAAACTCCTAATATGACCTATATGATTCTGCATTTTCTGGCCCCCACATGCCTTTCTTACTTCATTTCTTACTTCATTTCTTACTCCTCCCTTGGGCTCAACACTTAATTTATTTCAGCTTGAGGATTGGCCCTGTTTTTCCACCagaggcctttgcacatgctgttacTTTGCCTTGGTGGCATTTATTACAGCTGCATTTGTATCTTTGTGTGATTCAGTAATGACTGTTTTCCTCAGAGATTATAAGCCTCTATAAGaacagtgtctgtttttgttcattgTGTTTATAGCATATATCATAATGTCTGTAATAGAATTTGGCACATAGTTACAGCTCAGTGGATGGCTGGATAAACAAGTACGAATGTGTACCCCTTAAGGCTTTATAGACCCTGGTTGTTTTGAATTCTTGTAGTAGAAAGAAGCATGTTTACTATTGTTAGGAGGAAGCTTGAAGTAGTTTTTAAGAATGGTTTCcacttttatttactgttttgccttttttttttcttttttttttttttctctctgtaggtTGCTGATCAGCTCTGTGCCAAGTATAGCAAGGAATATGGCAAGTTATGTAGGACCAACCAGATTGGAACTGTGAATGACAGGGTAATTAACATACTTGTTAATAAACATGATGCAGTAGACAGGGATGTGGGCATGTTATGCTATTGCCTGTGTTGATTCTCGTGGGCTCTGCTGTATGGCTGAGTTAATCTAGGGTTGCATATTTCATAGGGTGAGAGGCTTTCTGGTTGGCAGTGTCGTCAGCTCCTTACTCCGTCCCTAAACTTCTGATTgtgaggcccccccacccccatcctttgTGCCTCTTGTGATTTGTGGATGTAGAAGCGAGGAGAGAAGTGGATGAATTCAAATGTGGACGGCGGTGGTATCAGTCTTAGCAACACCTGGGTTGTGTGTAACCAGAGAACATGAAAGAGGCATGGTTTTGCAATATGTCTCGtgactgaaaaaagaaatcatgtaacTAGTCTGAACCCCTTTTTTCtcaatttacatataaaataagagGAACAAAGTTTAAAAGTGAGACAAGTTAGGTTTAAGGCTAGTTGGCATAGATGTTAATCCTGGGTGTTTTACTTATAGCTAATGCACAAACTGAGTGTGGAAGCCCCACCCAAGATCCTGGTGGAGAGATACCTGATTGAAATTGCCAAGAACTATAATGTGCCCTATGAGCCCGACTCTGTGGTCATGGTGAGTTTAGAGTCTTTCAGAGTACAAAGGGAAATGAGTCTTTGgatatcattttctttaaaaataaccatattCTTTTCATTAAAGTTTGTGTGTGGGAGTTTAAGCCTTTCTCTGCTTGGGCAACAATAAATATGCCTGCAAAGAGTATTTTAAGGATCAGATGAGATGAATgatgaaagcactttgaaaagttACAGACCTTGATACAAATACAAAATGGCATTGTTGGTTTTCAATGAATTTCACTGAATTGAAGCAAGAAAGGATCCTGAAAGATTTATTGGGTGCCTGCCCTGTGCCAGACAGTACacagaaatacagagataaaaaCAAGGTCACTGTCCTAAAGAGGCTTATAGTGTAAGGACGGCAGATGTACAAATAATAATCACTCAGTTAAGGTTGGTGGGGTGTAGTGTGTGGTTTAGTATGCTGTTTAGACAACCTCCCCCCCATCCCAAATACACTTCAGGATAAAAGCATTTATCCTCCCAGCTCTTGAGAATATTCGTGACTGGTGCTCATACACAGCTGAGTGCTCCTCCAGCAGTGGCTCTCAGAAGAAAGCTGCTTCATCCAAAGTCTTTCCTTAGGGGCAGCCTGTAGTTAGTAACTGGGATTTTAGACTCTGCCCCATTTGAGGGCACCTGCTGCAGACccatcccagctccagagctccct
This genomic window contains:
- the IST1 gene encoding IST1 homolog isoform X1 — protein: MLGSGFKAERLRVNLRLVINRLKLLEKKKTELAQKARKEIADYLAAGKDERARIRVEHIIREDYLVEAMEILELYCDLLLARFGLIQSMKELDSGLAESVSTLIWAAPRLQSEVAELKIVADQLCAKYSKEYGKLCRTNQIGTVNDRLMHKLSVEAPPKILVERYLIEIAKNYNVPYEPDSVVMAEAPPGIETDLIDVGFTDDVKKGGPGRGGGGGFAAPVGGPDGTVPVPMPVPMPMPSPSTPFSYPLPKGPSDFNGLPMGTYQAFPNIHPPQIPATPPSYESVDDVNADKNVSSAQIVGPGPKPEAPAKPPSRPVDTCDNFVLPELPSVPDTLPTASAGANTSASEDIDFDDLSRRFEELKKKT
- the IST1 gene encoding IST1 homolog isoform X2, which gives rise to MLGSGFKAERLRVNLRLVINRLKLLEKKKTELAQKARKEIADYLAAGKDERARIRVEHIIREDYLVEAMEILELYCDLLLARFGLIQSMKELDSGLAESVSTLIWAAPRLQSEVAELKIVADQLCAKYSKEYGKLCRTNQIGTVNDRLMHKLSVEAPPKILVERYLIEIAKNYNVPYEPDSVVMAEAPPGIETDLIDVGFTDDVKKGGPGRGGGGGFAAPVGGPDGTVPVPMPVPMPMPSPSTPFSYPLPKGPSDFNGLPMGTYQAFPNIHPPQIPATPPSYESVSGPGPKPEAPAKPPSRPVDTCDNFVLPELPSVPDTLPTASAGANTSASEDIDFDDLSRRFEELKKKT
- the IST1 gene encoding IST1 homolog isoform X4 — translated: MLGSGFKAERLRVNLRLVINRLKLLEKKKTELAQKARKEIADYLAAGKDERARIRVEHIIREDYLVEAMEILELYCDLLLARFGLIQSMKELDSGLAESVSTLIWAAPRLQSEVAELKIVADQLCAKYSKEYGKLCRTNQIGTVNDRLMHKLSVEAPPKILVERYLIEIAKNYNVPYEPDSVVMAEAPPGIETDLIDVGFTDDVKKGGPGRGGGGGFAAPVGGPDGTVPVPMPVPMPMPSPSTPFSYPLPKGPSDFNGLPMGTYQAFPNIHPPQIPATPPSYESYLCFRLMTLMLIRMSLLHRLLVLGPSRKPPQSPLPDLWTPATTLYYQSCRLCQTHYRLHLLVPTPQHLRTLTLMIFPGDLKS